A genome region from Bacteroidales bacterium includes the following:
- a CDS encoding DUF58 domain-containing protein, whose protein sequence is MENTIDINKLQEFASLELIAKQVVEGFITGLHKSPFHGFSVEFAEHRLYNTGESTKHIDWKLYGRTDRYYVKRYEEETNLRCQIIIDNSSSMYFPLVDNPSLNNPNKIVFSIYAAAALMNLLRKQRDAVGLSLFSDTVEQHTAARSTSTHIKFLYAELERLLHPAAGSKQKKTMAADAIHQISENIHKRSLVIIFSDMFESTARNEELFSALQHLRHNMHEVVLFHVTDYQKEIEFDYDNRPYKFIDMEDGREIKIHPHEVRAQYVKSTGEFRKELELRCGQYQIDFIDADIHKGFRQILMPYLLKRVRMH, encoded by the coding sequence GTGGAAAACACAATAGACATCAACAAGCTGCAGGAGTTTGCCTCGCTCGAGCTGATAGCAAAACAAGTAGTGGAAGGATTTATCACGGGTCTTCACAAAAGCCCGTTTCATGGCTTCTCGGTAGAGTTTGCCGAACACCGGCTCTACAACACCGGCGAAAGCACCAAGCACATCGACTGGAAACTATACGGGCGTACCGACCGCTACTATGTGAAACGATACGAAGAAGAAACCAACCTGCGCTGCCAGATTATCATCGACAACTCCTCATCGATGTATTTTCCGCTGGTAGATAATCCCAGCCTGAATAATCCCAATAAAATCGTTTTTTCGATTTATGCCGCCGCTGCCCTGATGAACCTACTCAGAAAACAACGCGATGCTGTGGGACTTTCGCTGTTTTCCGACACTGTGGAACAACATACTGCTGCACGCTCCACATCTACTCATATCAAATTTTTGTATGCGGAGCTGGAACGACTGCTGCATCCTGCTGCTGGAAGCAAACAGAAAAAAACAATGGCCGCCGACGCCATACATCAAATCTCTGAAAATATCCACAAACGCTCGCTGGTAATCATTTTTTCTGACATGTTTGAGAGCACTGCCCGCAACGAGGAGCTTTTCTCGGCGCTGCAACACTTGCGGCACAACATGCACGAAGTGGTTCTATTTCATGTTACGGATTATCAAAAAGAAATCGAATTCGACTACGACAACCGCCCCTACAAGTTTATTGATATGGAAGATGGCCGTGAGATAAAAATCCATCCCCATGAAGTGCGCGCCCAATATGTGAAATCAACCGGTGAGTTTAGAAAAGAGCTGGAGCTTCGCTGTGGCCAGTATCAGATCGATTTTATTGATGCTGATATTCACAAAGGCTTTCGCCAGATACTGATGCCATATCTGCTGAAGCGCGTAAGGATGCACTAA
- the rocD gene encoding ornithine--oxo-acid transaminase has translation MSEKITAQMAMDLEDKYGAHNYHPLPVVLNRGEGAYVWDVDGKRYFDFLSAYSAVNQGHCHPHIIKALTDQAKTLTLTSRAFYNDALGPYEKYVTEYFGYDKVLPMNTGAEADETAIKLCRKWAYEKKGVEANKAKIIVCEGNFHGRTVTIISMSTDPDARGGFGPYTPGFEVIPYNDLEALRKALEDDNVAGFLVEPIQGEAGVYVPEDGYLKKAYDMCKERNVLFIADEVQTGLARTGRMLACDHEGVRPDILILGKALSGGTFPVSAVLCDDEIMMVIKPGQHGSTFGGNPIAAKVAMAALEVIKNEKLCERAEKLGKIFRQELKNMKSDMISVVRGKGLLNAIIIEPKNGKEAWDVCVKMAENGLLAKPTHQHIIRFAPPLIITEEQLHEALAIIRKSIESFA, from the coding sequence ATGTCAGAAAAAATCACTGCTCAGATGGCGATGGATTTGGAAGATAAGTATGGTGCACACAATTATCATCCGCTACCAGTAGTATTAAATCGTGGCGAAGGCGCCTATGTATGGGACGTTGATGGGAAGCGCTATTTCGATTTTCTGTCGGCTTATTCTGCCGTCAACCAGGGTCACTGCCATCCGCACATCATCAAGGCACTCACCGATCAGGCAAAAACCCTTACGCTCACTTCACGTGCATTTTACAACGATGCATTGGGTCCTTACGAAAAATATGTGACCGAATATTTTGGGTACGACAAAGTGTTGCCGATGAACACCGGCGCTGAAGCCGACGAAACAGCCATCAAACTGTGCCGCAAATGGGCTTATGAAAAGAAAGGCGTAGAAGCCAACAAAGCCAAGATCATCGTTTGCGAAGGAAACTTCCACGGCCGTACCGTGACCATCATCTCCATGTCGACCGATCCGGATGCCAGAGGCGGCTTTGGCCCCTACACTCCCGGCTTTGAAGTAATCCCCTACAACGATCTGGAAGCTTTGCGCAAAGCACTGGAAGATGACAACGTAGCTGGTTTTCTGGTTGAGCCTATTCAGGGCGAAGCAGGAGTGTATGTTCCGGAAGATGGCTATCTGAAAAAAGCTTACGACATGTGCAAAGAGCGCAACGTGCTTTTTATTGCTGACGAGGTACAAACCGGCCTCGCCCGCACAGGACGCATGCTGGCTTGCGATCACGAAGGTGTTCGCCCCGACATTCTTATCCTGGGCAAAGCCCTTTCGGGTGGTACATTCCCCGTTTCGGCAGTACTTTGCGACGACGAAATTATGATGGTGATAAAACCCGGACAGCATGGCTCTACTTTCGGCGGAAACCCCATAGCTGCTAAGGTAGCAATGGCAGCCCTGGAAGTGATTAAAAACGAAAAACTCTGCGAACGCGCTGAGAAGCTTGGCAAGATTTTCCGCCAGGAGCTGAAAAATATGAAATCGGACATGATAAGTGTAGTGCGCGGCAAAGGCCTGCTCAACGCTATCATCATAGAACCTAAGAATGGCAAGGAAGCCTGGGACGTATGTGTGAAGATGGCAGAAAATGGCCTGCTCGCCAAGCCAACACATCAGCACATCATCCGTTTTGCTCCGCCGCTCATCATCACCGAAGAGCAACTGCACGAAGCACTCGCTATCATCCGCAAATCGATAGAAAGCTTCGCATAA
- a CDS encoding RNA methyltransferase produces MRKLLNSELNRPDTESYKQLEKLSCIVVLDNIRSQHNIGSVFRTADAFRMQAIYLCGITATPPHREIHKTALGATESVEWKYFDDTLEALRILKAEGYRIYGIEQTTDSIPLKELKIAKGEKIALVFGHEVHGVSQEVVDACHGCIEIEQYGTKHSLNISVCAGIVIWEVFGRYDNIS; encoded by the coding sequence ATGCGCAAACTACTCAACAGCGAACTTAATCGCCCGGATACCGAATCTTACAAACAATTAGAAAAATTGTCTTGCATTGTGGTGCTCGACAATATCAGGAGTCAGCACAACATCGGGTCGGTGTTTCGCACTGCCGATGCTTTTAGGATGCAGGCCATTTATCTGTGTGGAATCACTGCCACGCCGCCACATCGTGAAATTCATAAAACCGCACTGGGTGCCACCGAGTCGGTAGAGTGGAAATATTTTGATGACACGCTGGAAGCGCTCCGAATATTGAAAGCCGAGGGGTACAGAATTTATGGCATCGAACAAACCACCGATAGTATTCCGCTAAAGGAATTAAAAATTGCGAAAGGGGAAAAGATTGCGCTGGTATTTGGTCACGAGGTGCATGGGGTAAGCCAGGAAGTAGTGGATGCCTGCCATGGCTGCATCGAGATAGAACAATACGGCACCAAGCATTCACTCAATATTTCTGTCTGTGCCGGCATTGTGATTTGGGAGGTTTTTGGGAGATATGATAACATTTCTTAA
- a CDS encoding gliding motility lipoprotein GldH: MNFKKLTTLCCYTGLLFVILLALMACDTDHLYDQSAAIHADGWHKDSAAVFEVDVTDTNTFYNFYINVRNNDDYAYRNLYLFLTTRLPNNNRTRDTLELILADPQGNWLGKGFGALHDNQILVRRNLSFPLAGRYTFSLQQAMRQDVLEGVADVGIRIE; this comes from the coding sequence ATGAACTTTAAAAAACTGACAACTCTCTGCTGTTACACCGGTTTGCTATTCGTCATTTTGCTTGCGCTGATGGCCTGCGATACTGATCATCTCTACGATCAATCGGCGGCCATCCATGCAGATGGCTGGCACAAAGATTCGGCAGCTGTTTTTGAAGTAGATGTTACCGACACCAACACTTTTTACAATTTCTACATCAACGTGCGAAACAACGACGACTACGCCTATCGCAACCTTTACCTTTTTCTTACCACACGCCTGCCCAACAACAACCGCACGCGCGACACCCTGGAGCTGATTCTGGCCGACCCGCAGGGCAACTGGCTGGGCAAAGGTTTTGGAGCGTTGCACGACAATCAGATTCTGGTGCGGCGCAATCTTAGCTTTCCGCTGGCGGGCAGGTACACCTTCTCGCTACAGCAGGCTATGCGGCAGGATGTGCTCGAAGGTGTCGCCGATGTAGGAATACGTATCGAATAA
- a CDS encoding GtrA family protein → MKKQQADNLINKKPATLWDAIRSLIDWFYVPFRRLIPPETFRYAVTGGANLVLDIFLYFVIYNFVLDQQVVHLGFVAISPYIAAFLIVFPITFVTGFLLARYITFTASTLRGRVQLVRYALSVGGSVLLNYVLLKLFVEVLHFWPTIAKTFTAVVVVIYSYLFQRYFTFKTGKIKLRR, encoded by the coding sequence ATGAAAAAGCAACAAGCCGATAATTTGATAAACAAAAAACCTGCGACGCTATGGGATGCAATACGTTCACTGATCGATTGGTTTTACGTGCCTTTCCGACGGCTAATCCCGCCTGAAACATTTCGCTATGCGGTAACAGGTGGCGCCAATCTGGTGCTCGATATTTTTCTTTATTTCGTTATCTACAACTTCGTTCTTGATCAGCAGGTGGTTCATTTAGGTTTTGTAGCCATCAGCCCGTACATTGCTGCTTTTCTCATCGTTTTCCCTATCACTTTTGTTACCGGGTTTTTGCTTGCTCGCTACATTACCTTCACGGCTTCCACGCTGCGCGGCCGCGTGCAGCTGGTACGATACGCTTTGTCGGTGGGCGGTTCGGTGTTGCTCAACTATGTTTTATTAAAACTTTTTGTGGAGGTTTTGCATTTTTGGCCTACCATTGCCAAGACCTTTACCGCTGTTGTTGTGGTCATTTACAGCTATCTTTTTCAGCGGTATTTTACTTTTAAAACGGGAAAAATTAAGTTGAGACGATAG
- the trxA gene encoding thioredoxin, translating to MALEFTDANFNEQVLQSNQPVIVDFWAEWCGPCRMVGPVVEEIGKEYEGKVKVGKVDVDNNPGTAAKFGIRNIPTILFFKGGQIVDKQVGAVAKQVLIKKLEAHM from the coding sequence ATGGCTTTAGAATTCACAGACGCTAATTTTAACGAACAAGTATTACAATCCAACCAACCTGTTATTGTTGATTTTTGGGCCGAATGGTGTGGCCCCTGCCGTATGGTAGGCCCCGTAGTGGAAGAAATCGGCAAAGAATACGAAGGTAAAGTAAAAGTTGGAAAAGTAGATGTCGACAATAACCCGGGTACCGCAGCAAAATTTGGTATCCGCAATATCCCCACCATTTTGTTTTTCAAAGGAGGGCAAATCGTCGATAAACAAGTGGGTGCCGTAGCCAAACAAGTTTTGATTAAGAAGCTCGAAGCACACATGTAA